From a single Pseudobutyrivibrio xylanivorans genomic region:
- a CDS encoding ABC transporter ATP-binding protein, giving the protein MKEKKKSVLPQLFVYAGKHKYLTIASWILAGISALLALAPFYFIWCIIREVIEVRPDFSQATHIKTYGWWAVGMAVLSFLIYIAALMCSHLAAFRVQVNMRVALMEHIMKLPMGYIESEGSGKIRKIVADSTAATETYLAHSLPDKAVSYVTPVGLLGMLLFFDWKIGLICLIPAVLAFLSMGFMMGPKMVKAMSEYQDALDEMSAEAVEYVRGIPVVKTFGQSVFSFKRFKEAIDKYENWTVSYTTSVRIPMTAFVTLANAVFAALVACAFIFARDSITNPFLFNILFYIIITPILTVTLLKVAYSGESEMIVRDALQRMYSILNVEPLSEAANPKKPADSSIELKDVTFSYSEDKRNAIEGINLSIKPGQHIALVGPSGGGKTTLASLVARFWDVKNGSIKIGGVDVKDIATSELMNQVSYVFQDSKLLKMSILDNVRMGNPDATEAEVMQALKDAQCMDIIEKFPEGIHTMIGSEGVYVSGGEAQRLSIARAFLKNSPILILDEATAFADTDNEAKVQQAFANLSKDKTVIMIAHRLSTVVDADRILVLSDGKVIEEGKHEDLIKQSGTYSHMWSEYNKSINWKVGKSA; this is encoded by the coding sequence ATGAAAGAGAAAAAGAAAAGTGTATTACCTCAGCTTTTTGTCTATGCTGGGAAGCACAAGTATCTCACGATTGCTTCTTGGATACTTGCGGGGATTAGCGCTCTGCTTGCGCTGGCACCATTTTATTTTATTTGGTGCATCATTAGGGAGGTTATAGAGGTACGCCCAGACTTCAGTCAGGCCACACATATTAAAACCTATGGCTGGTGGGCTGTGGGAATGGCTGTGTTATCCTTCCTCATTTATATTGCTGCATTAATGTGCTCTCATTTAGCGGCATTCAGAGTTCAGGTAAATATGAGAGTCGCTTTGATGGAACATATTATGAAGCTTCCAATGGGATACATTGAATCTGAAGGAAGCGGCAAGATTAGAAAAATTGTTGCAGATTCCACTGCGGCTACAGAAACATATCTGGCCCATAGTTTGCCAGATAAGGCAGTAAGCTATGTTACTCCTGTTGGACTTCTTGGAATGCTTTTGTTTTTCGATTGGAAAATCGGATTAATTTGTCTGATTCCAGCTGTGCTTGCATTTCTTTCAATGGGATTTATGATGGGACCAAAAATGGTAAAGGCAATGTCAGAGTATCAGGATGCTTTGGATGAAATGAGTGCAGAAGCAGTAGAGTATGTGCGAGGAATTCCTGTGGTTAAAACCTTTGGCCAGTCGGTATTTTCATTTAAAAGATTCAAAGAGGCTATAGATAAATACGAGAATTGGACAGTGAGTTACACCACCTCGGTTCGTATTCCAATGACTGCATTTGTCACTCTTGCCAACGCAGTGTTTGCTGCGCTTGTGGCTTGCGCATTTATATTTGCAAGAGATAGCATCACAAATCCCTTCTTATTTAACATTCTTTTCTATATCATCATCACACCAATCCTTACAGTTACTCTTTTGAAAGTGGCTTATTCCGGTGAAAGCGAGATGATAGTGAGAGATGCGTTACAGAGAATGTACAGCATTCTTAATGTAGAGCCTTTGAGTGAGGCAGCTAATCCAAAGAAGCCAGCCGATTCAAGCATAGAGCTTAAGGATGTCACCTTCTCTTATAGCGAAGATAAGAGGAATGCTATTGAAGGTATAAATCTTTCAATAAAGCCAGGCCAGCATATTGCATTAGTTGGACCTTCTGGTGGAGGAAAGACGACTCTTGCATCGTTAGTTGCAAGATTTTGGGACGTGAAAAATGGTTCTATAAAAATAGGTGGTGTAGATGTAAAAGATATTGCAACATCAGAATTAATGAATCAGGTTTCCTATGTTTTCCAAGATAGTAAGCTTTTAAAGATGTCAATTTTGGACAATGTTCGAATGGGAAATCCGGATGCTACCGAGGCAGAAGTAATGCAGGCTTTGAAGGATGCCCAGTGCATGGATATAATCGAGAAGTTCCCAGAAGGAATTCACACAATGATTGGTTCAGAGGGGGTATATGTATCTGGTGGAGAGGCTCAGCGTCTTTCTATTGCAAGAGCCTTCCTGAAGAATTCTCCAATTTTGATTTTGGATGAGGCTACCGCATTTGCGGATACGGACAATGAAGCAAAGGTGCAGCAGGCCTTCGCAAATCTGTCAAAAGACAAGACAGTAATCATGATTGCCCACAGACTTTCTACAGTTGTGGATGCTGACAGGATACTGGTTCTTTCAGATGGAAAGGTCATCGAGGAAGGTAAACACGAGGACCTTATTAAGCAGTCTGGCACATATAGTCATATGTGGTCCGAGTATAACAAGTCAATCAATTGGAAGGTAGGTAAGAGCGCATGA
- a CDS encoding ABC transporter ATP-binding protein — MSLEEKLQHKYALSEKGAKDMVTAFVACTVGNLAQMLPVGVLVAFTTDLFNGRTPAERPLFYLGGILICLAVVFASQYYQYGATFYSTYIESGVRRRSLAEKLRRIPLSFFSKKDLADLTNTIMMDCAVIETASSHWLPELIGAMISTGVIVISLFFFDWRMAFAAVWVVPIAFFVVIYSRSMMHKLNRRGSKYRVACLDGIQEALETVRDLRAYNAQEEYMVGLKKKIKAVENHNIVSEYTNAAFVCSAQMMLKLGIGTVAVVGSGLLISGEINVITFFMYLLVVSRMYEPLQVSLQNLAALIATDTQCERMDEILSHPEQTGVEKLTNNGYDIEFKDVKFAYEDGEAVLNGVSFTAKQGEVTALIGPSGGGKTTVSRLAARFWDIDSGLVTVGGMDISKVDPETLLSMYSIVFQDVTLFNNTVMENIRIGKKDATDEEVIAAAKLARCDEFVDKLPEGYNTMIGENGSELSGGERQRISIARAFLKDAPIILMDEATASLDVDNESLIQEAISDLIKDKTVLVIAHRMRTVDGADKIVVLKDGVVAEQGAPSELHGVKGIYSHMINMQMETDSWKMA; from the coding sequence ATGAGTTTAGAAGAAAAGTTACAGCACAAATATGCACTTTCCGAAAAAGGTGCTAAGGATATGGTTACTGCATTTGTGGCGTGTACAGTTGGAAACCTTGCCCAGATGTTACCTGTGGGAGTTCTGGTTGCTTTTACAACGGATTTATTTAATGGCAGGACACCTGCGGAAAGACCATTGTTTTATCTAGGCGGAATATTAATATGTCTAGCAGTTGTTTTCGCCAGCCAGTATTATCAGTACGGTGCTACGTTTTATTCTACCTACATTGAAAGTGGTGTTAGAAGACGTAGTCTTGCAGAAAAGCTTCGCAGAATTCCATTATCATTCTTTAGCAAAAAGGATTTAGCTGACTTAACAAATACTATCATGATGGATTGCGCAGTGATTGAAACTGCTTCCTCACACTGGCTTCCAGAGTTGATTGGAGCAATGATTTCAACAGGCGTTATTGTAATCAGTTTATTCTTCTTTGATTGGAGAATGGCATTTGCAGCTGTATGGGTAGTTCCAATTGCTTTCTTTGTTGTTATTTACTCAAGAAGCATGATGCATAAGCTAAATAGAAGGGGCAGCAAATATAGAGTTGCATGCCTTGATGGAATACAGGAAGCACTTGAAACAGTAAGAGATTTAAGAGCCTACAACGCCCAAGAGGAATACATGGTGGGCCTTAAGAAAAAGATAAAGGCAGTTGAAAATCATAACATTGTGTCTGAGTATACCAATGCTGCATTTGTTTGTAGCGCTCAGATGATGTTGAAACTTGGAATAGGCACAGTGGCAGTGGTTGGTTCAGGCCTTTTGATTTCAGGCGAAATTAACGTAATTACGTTTTTTATGTATCTGCTTGTAGTTTCCAGAATGTACGAACCGCTTCAGGTTTCATTACAGAACCTTGCAGCCCTTATTGCTACCGATACTCAGTGTGAGCGAATGGATGAAATCCTTTCTCATCCAGAGCAGACAGGTGTCGAGAAGCTTACAAACAATGGATATGACATTGAATTTAAGGATGTTAAATTCGCCTATGAAGATGGTGAGGCAGTTTTAAATGGGGTCAGCTTCACAGCAAAGCAGGGCGAGGTTACAGCACTTATTGGCCCATCAGGCGGTGGAAAGACTACTGTATCAAGACTTGCTGCCAGATTTTGGGATATTGATTCAGGACTTGTTACAGTTGGCGGAATGGATATAAGCAAGGTGGATCCGGAGACACTTCTTTCAATGTATTCAATTGTGTTCCAGGATGTTACGCTGTTCAACAACACTGTTATGGAAAATATCCGAATTGGCAAGAAGGATGCGACCGATGAAGAGGTTATTGCAGCAGCAAAGCTTGCCCGTTGCGATGAATTTGTTGATAAGCTCCCAGAGGGCTATAACACAATGATTGGTGAAAATGGTTCAGAGCTTTCTGGTGGAGAGCGTCAGCGTATTTCAATTGCCAGAGCATTTCTAAAGGACGCACCAATAATTCTGATGGATGAGGCAACAGCATCACTTGACGTTGATAATGAATCACTTATTCAGGAGGCAATCTCAGATTTGATTAAGGATAAGACAGTTCTTGTAATTGCCCATAGAATGCGTACCGTTGATGGTGCTGACAAGATTGTAGTTCTTAAGGATGGCGTAGTAGCAGAGCAGGGCGCACCTTCAGAATTACACGGTGTTAAGGGAATCTATTCTCATATGATAAATATGCAGATGGAAACAGATTCTTGGAAAATGGCATAA
- a CDS encoding DUF2798 domain-containing protein, producing MLPQNKFQDVIFTLFMAFVMVYAMICYNIALNVGGLQNYVFLAAFKELIIMWPIAVVLELAFVGKLAQILAFRFVTPGKDPMIMMILGISAMSVCLMCPLMSLAATILFKDAGSQFIAVWLQTTAFNFPMALCWQIFFAGPFVRNVFGFFVTRFSKNVSVEAKKAA from the coding sequence ATGTTACCACAGAATAAGTTTCAGGATGTTATTTTTACACTTTTTATGGCCTTTGTTATGGTCTACGCAATGATTTGCTACAATATTGCTCTCAATGTTGGCGGCCTTCAGAATTATGTATTTCTTGCTGCTTTCAAAGAGCTCATTATCATGTGGCCAATCGCTGTTGTGCTTGAGCTTGCATTTGTAGGAAAGCTTGCACAGATTCTTGCCTTTAGATTTGTTACTCCAGGCAAGGACCCAATGATTATGATGATTCTTGGAATCTCTGCAATGTCTGTTTGCCTTATGTGCCCACTTATGAGCCTTGCAGCAACAATCCTTTTCAAGGATGCAGGCAGCCAGTTCATCGCAGTATGGCTTCAGACTACAGCCTTCAATTTCCCAATGGCACTTTGCTGGCAGATTTTCTTCGCTGGCCCATTTGTAAGAAATGTGTTTGGATTCTTCGTAACGAGATTCTCAAAGAATGTTTCGGTAGAAGCTAAGAAAGCTGCATAA
- a CDS encoding GntR family transcriptional regulator, with product MKKIERFSSETAREYALRAITENITSIDLEPGQAISENEVAAFLGVSRTPVREAIQELHKASLIEIYPQRGSYVSLINSQFVEEAVFLRKILDTAVIEEACELATEEDIRQMADNVALQEFYLEKDNTAKIFELDNEFHRMIYVAAKKETLHTMRRTIMIHFDRVRTLSMLTVKDKKIVGDHRLMLEAIQEKDKVKATEIVEKHLNRYRVDQEELMKSCAQYFETT from the coding sequence ATGAAAAAAATTGAACGATTTAGTTCTGAAACAGCAAGAGAGTATGCATTGCGAGCAATTACTGAAAACATTACCTCGATTGATTTGGAGCCGGGGCAGGCTATCAGCGAAAATGAGGTAGCGGCATTTCTTGGGGTTAGCCGCACGCCAGTCAGGGAGGCGATTCAGGAGTTGCACAAGGCTTCTCTTATAGAGATTTATCCTCAGCGAGGAAGCTATGTTTCGCTGATTAATTCTCAGTTCGTTGAGGAGGCAGTGTTCTTAAGAAAGATTCTTGATACCGCAGTTATAGAAGAAGCCTGCGAGCTAGCCACTGAAGAGGACATCAGGCAGATGGCAGACAATGTGGCGCTTCAGGAATTTTATCTTGAAAAGGATAATACCGCAAAGATTTTTGAGTTAGACAATGAGTTCCATAGAATGATTTATGTGGCAGCAAAGAAGGAGACTCTCCACACCATGCGTCGCACAATCATGATACATTTTGACCGTGTACGAACCCTGTCTATGCTTACTGTAAAGGATAAAAAGATAGTTGGAGATCATCGTCTCATGCTTGAAGCTATTCAGGAGAAGGATAAGGTTAAGGCAACAGAGATTGTTGAGAAGCATTTGAACCGCTACAGAGTGGATCAGGAAGAGCTTATGAAGAGCTGCGCGCAATATTTCGAAACAACATAG
- a CDS encoding ABC transporter permease, whose amino-acid sequence MKVMTAGNSVAATAEKTNWKAYLKRYWQLYVLLILPMIYFLVFKYIPMKYVLIAFKKYSIVQKVGEMPWADNHGFQYFIQAFHNRDFLNALRNTVGLNLLDLVIGFPIPIIFALILNELNVKWFKKTIQTIAYMPHFLSWVIIYGLAIQLFAPSNGLVNMFITKLGGETVPFLNDPGKWVGTYIFLGIWQSFGWNSIIYLAAIAGISPELYEAASVDGAGRFKKMWHITLPGIKSTIVVLLIMALGNILGSAFDRPFALQNNLVMQNAEVISTFVYKNGIKGLQFSLTTAVGLFQSVVGVFFLLFANWLSRKLGERGIW is encoded by the coding sequence ATGAAAGTTATGACAGCGGGAAATTCAGTTGCAGCTACAGCTGAAAAAACCAACTGGAAAGCCTATTTGAAAAGATATTGGCAGCTGTACGTGTTATTAATTTTGCCAATGATCTATTTCCTGGTTTTCAAGTACATTCCAATGAAATACGTACTGATAGCTTTTAAGAAGTACAGTATCGTACAAAAGGTTGGAGAGATGCCTTGGGCTGACAATCACGGATTTCAGTATTTTATTCAGGCCTTTCATAATAGGGATTTCTTAAATGCTTTGAGAAATACTGTTGGACTTAACCTTTTGGATTTGGTAATCGGTTTTCCAATTCCTATTATTTTTGCTTTGATTTTGAATGAGTTGAATGTTAAGTGGTTCAAGAAAACAATTCAGACAATCGCTTACATGCCACACTTCCTTTCATGGGTTATCATTTACGGTTTGGCAATTCAGCTTTTTGCACCAAGCAACGGACTTGTAAATATGTTCATCACAAAGCTTGGAGGCGAGACGGTTCCATTCCTTAATGATCCAGGAAAATGGGTAGGAACTTACATCTTCCTTGGAATTTGGCAGAGCTTTGGTTGGAACTCAATTATTTACCTGGCAGCAATCGCAGGAATATCACCAGAGCTTTACGAAGCAGCTTCAGTTGATGGAGCAGGACGCTTCAAAAAGATGTGGCACATCACATTGCCAGGAATCAAGAGCACAATCGTAGTTCTTCTTATCATGGCACTTGGTAATATTTTAGGTTCAGCCTTTGATAGACCATTCGCATTGCAGAACAATCTGGTAATGCAAAACGCTGAGGTTATTTCAACCTTCGTTTACAAAAACGGTATCAAGGGATTGCAGTTCTCACTTACAACTGCAGTTGGTCTGTTCCAATCAGTAGTTGGTGTATTTTTCCTTCTATTTGCAAACTGGTTGTCTCGTAAGCTTGGCGAGCGCGGAATTTGGTAG
- a CDS encoding carbohydrate ABC transporter permease, whose protein sequence is MARGLAMTRKFNTKGFALSKKKEADEDSSITRMVKSDGTKAGDLVFIIICVIIGLICIIPMINLLARSLSASDFLVKREVYLIPKGINLDAYTTVLGDPKYIKAFVWTVFLTVICTFLSLTMTVLCAYPLIFSKLKGRSFFNIVITITMFFNAGTIPNYLLMKELNLLDNPLVLIVPGCLSVYNMIIMRSFFYGIPDSLRESAEIDGASFFRILWSIYLPLSKPVIATLALFYAVGRWNGYSDALMYMKNKDFYPLQLLLYNILNNMNSVEVATQEGFSTPGLSESLKAAIVMFSTIPILCIYPFLQKYFIHGVTLGAVKE, encoded by the coding sequence ATGGCAAGAGGATTAGCTATGACTAGAAAATTTAACACAAAGGGCTTCGCACTTTCTAAGAAAAAAGAAGCAGACGAAGATTCATCAATTACAAGAATGGTTAAATCAGATGGAACAAAAGCAGGTGACCTGGTATTCATTATCATCTGCGTAATCATCGGTCTGATTTGTATCATACCAATGATAAACCTTTTAGCTCGTTCACTTTCAGCTTCAGACTTCCTTGTAAAGAGAGAGGTTTATCTGATTCCAAAGGGCATCAATTTGGATGCTTACACAACAGTTTTGGGAGATCCAAAGTATATTAAAGCATTCGTTTGGACAGTATTCCTTACAGTGATTTGTACCTTCCTTTCGCTGACAATGACAGTGCTTTGTGCATACCCATTGATTTTCAGCAAGCTTAAGGGACGTTCATTCTTTAATATCGTAATTACGATAACAATGTTCTTTAACGCAGGTACAATTCCAAACTACTTACTTATGAAGGAATTGAACCTCCTTGATAATCCATTGGTACTTATTGTTCCAGGATGCTTGAGCGTATACAACATGATTATCATGCGAAGCTTCTTCTATGGAATTCCAGATTCCCTTAGAGAGTCAGCAGAAATCGATGGTGCATCATTCTTTAGAATTCTTTGGAGCATTTACCTTCCACTTTCAAAGCCAGTAATTGCAACACTTGCACTTTTCTATGCAGTAGGAAGATGGAATGGTTACTCAGATGCTTTGATGTATATGAAGAACAAGGATTTCTATCCACTTCAGTTATTGCTTTACAACATTTTGAACAACATGAATTCAGTAGAGGTAGCAACACAGGAAGGCTTCTCAACACCAGGTCTTTCAGAATCCCTTAAGGCGGCAATCGTTATGTTCTCAACGATTCCAATCCTTTGCATATACCCATTCTTACAGAAGTACTTCATTCATGGTGTAACACTTGGGGCAGTTAAGGAGTAG
- a CDS encoding extracellular solute-binding protein yields MKKKIVALVLACTMGLGMVGCGGSSSSSSASASTTDSSASSEEAGSSELVDGKFAETRHITVEVYDRGNDGGTDPTNNMYTEYIKKGMLEDHNVEVEFVSVPRWTETEEINNLLASGGAPDICLTYSYPTIQTYANMGGVTDLKPLMDQYGSELTNLQNWLGDTNIYWDLDDEKGTLWAIEGKRANNRRINTFIRKDWLDKLGLEEPTTKEEFYNVICAFRDNAKELLGKDADKMVPFSVSFDVGWRAALLIESEMDPKITDKEFYINGFDDRKLTQNGTKAAMKTLNKWYNEGLLWNDFALYTAGDSTEDDMMKAGYVGAFQHNWDYPFRGGDDSIQANLQRIIGDDAKYVAVDCFENSEGKHLKYVDSTAGDRKIFFPTTNTEPLASLLYLDWISAPEHIQYLQIGDEGVTHNVLEDGAIELIPATGDPIMNSGNNIDYTITCNGLHLADDKLTLLSMAHSYPACDPEDVQKALDIAATDNKIAKNVKVPEIVAENGMGEALGSKRDVVYDTALAAKEADFDKVWDSAIEDYLASGGQAIMDERTEKFEAKYGSSTSVE; encoded by the coding sequence ATGAAGAAAAAAATCGTAGCATTAGTGCTTGCATGCACTATGGGCCTTGGAATGGTTGGCTGTGGCGGCTCAAGCAGCAGCTCAAGCGCCAGCGCTTCAACAACAGATTCAAGTGCCAGCAGTGAAGAGGCAGGCTCATCAGAGCTTGTAGACGGAAAATTCGCAGAGACAAGACACATAACAGTTGAGGTCTATGACCGTGGAAACGATGGTGGTACAGACCCAACAAACAACATGTACACAGAGTACATCAAGAAGGGAATGCTTGAGGATCACAACGTAGAGGTTGAGTTCGTTTCAGTTCCACGTTGGACAGAGACAGAAGAAATCAACAACCTTCTTGCTTCAGGCGGAGCTCCAGATATCTGCCTTACATATTCTTATCCAACAATTCAGACATACGCTAACATGGGCGGTGTTACAGATTTAAAGCCACTTATGGATCAGTATGGCAGCGAGCTTACAAACCTTCAGAATTGGCTTGGCGACACAAACATCTACTGGGATTTAGATGATGAGAAGGGTACACTTTGGGCAATCGAAGGAAAGCGTGCTAACAACAGACGTATCAACACATTCATTAGAAAAGACTGGCTTGATAAGCTTGGACTTGAAGAGCCAACAACAAAAGAAGAATTTTACAATGTAATTTGTGCATTCCGCGACAACGCTAAGGAGCTTCTTGGCAAGGATGCAGACAAGATGGTTCCATTCTCAGTTTCATTCGATGTAGGCTGGAGAGCAGCACTTCTTATCGAGTCAGAGATGGATCCAAAGATTACAGATAAGGAATTCTACATCAATGGATTTGATGACAGAAAGCTTACACAGAACGGCACAAAGGCTGCTATGAAGACACTTAACAAGTGGTACAACGAAGGTCTTCTTTGGAACGACTTCGCACTTTACACAGCTGGTGATTCTACAGAGGATGACATGATGAAGGCTGGCTATGTTGGAGCATTCCAGCACAACTGGGATTATCCTTTCCGTGGTGGAGATGATTCAATCCAGGCTAACCTTCAGAGAATCATTGGCGATGATGCTAAGTATGTAGCAGTTGATTGCTTCGAGAACTCAGAGGGCAAGCACCTTAAGTATGTTGACTCAACAGCTGGTGATAGAAAGATCTTCTTCCCAACTACAAACACAGAGCCACTTGCATCACTTCTTTACCTTGACTGGATTTCTGCTCCAGAGCACATCCAGTACTTACAGATTGGTGATGAGGGGGTTACACACAACGTTCTTGAGGATGGCGCTATCGAGTTGATCCCAGCAACAGGCGACCCAATCATGAACTCAGGTAACAACATTGACTACACAATTACTTGTAATGGTCTTCACCTTGCAGATGACAAGCTTACACTTCTTTCAATGGCACACAGCTACCCAGCATGTGATCCAGAGGATGTTCAGAAGGCACTTGACATTGCTGCTACAGATAACAAGATCGCTAAGAACGTAAAGGTTCCAGAAATCGTTGCAGAAAACGGTATGGGCGAGGCTCTTGGTTCAAAGAGAGATGTTGTTTATGATACAGCTCTTGCAGCTAAGGAAGCTGATTTCGATAAGGTTTGGGATTCAGCTATCGAGGATTACCTTGCATCTGGCGGACAGGCTATCATGGATGAGAGAACAGAGAAGTTCGAGGCTAAGTACGGTTCTTCTACATCAGTAGAATAG
- a CDS encoding YesL family protein, translating to MELLRPDSEVMEFLSKVTDYIIINLLTLLLSIPIITIGAAHTAKFYTAMKIARGEEPSAVKSYFKSFRENFSQVTGAWMIILAVGLVLAFDWYNVIYGRGMSMPFIGKAALGVLTFVVWSVAYCMFPFEARYKVTLKELFKASMVMALLNIPRMVLIFIVTFLPYLICAWYIQWGLAIWLLCTTVTLYYVSREFNKQLEMLNKEDKVNNESGDDEAC from the coding sequence ATGGAATTATTACGACCAGATAGCGAAGTTATGGAGTTCTTAAGTAAAGTCACAGATTATATCATTATCAATCTTTTGACACTGCTTCTTTCAATTCCAATTATCACAATAGGAGCAGCTCACACTGCAAAATTTTATACAGCAATGAAAATCGCAAGGGGCGAGGAGCCTAGTGCTGTGAAGAGTTATTTTAAATCCTTCAGGGAGAATTTCTCACAGGTGACAGGTGCCTGGATGATAATTCTTGCAGTTGGTCTGGTACTGGCATTTGACTGGTACAACGTGATTTACGGCAGAGGAATGAGCATGCCATTTATTGGCAAGGCTGCTCTTGGAGTCCTTACTTTTGTGGTTTGGTCGGTGGCATATTGCATGTTTCCATTTGAAGCCAGATACAAGGTAACTCTCAAGGAACTTTTTAAGGCTTCTATGGTTATGGCACTTTTAAACATCCCAAGAATGGTGCTTATATTCATCGTGACTTTCTTACCATATTTGATTTGTGCCTGGTATATTCAGTGGGGTCTTGCAATTTGGCTTCTTTGCACAACAGTTACACTTTACTACGTAAGTCGCGAGTTCAATAAACAGTTAGAAATGCTAAACAAGGAGGATAAGGTTAATAATGAATCAGGAGACGATGAAGCGTGCTAA